The window TCTGTAGAAACAATATTGATTAATTAAGAAGACCCCACATTTACCAGCTGTTCGTGATCTGGACATGAATGcatcaataaatataatgcTACACTCTCCTGCTCAGCTCAattccacccctcccccactgGTTTGTACCGTTACCATAATGTACTGCATACCGTAATATACCATTACCATAATATACCGTTACCATAATATACCATTACCATAATATACCGCATACCGTAATGTACCGTTACCATAATATACCGCATACCGTAATGTACCGTTACCATAATATACCGTTACCATAATATACCGTTACCATAATATACCATTACCATAATGTACCGTTACCATAATATACCGTTACCATAATATACCGTTACCATAATATACCATTACCATAATATACCGTTACCATAATATACCATTACCATAATGTACCATTACCATAATATACCGTTACCATAATATACCATTACCATAATATACCGCATACCGTAATGTACCGTTACCATAATATACCATTACCATAATATACCGCATACCGTAATGTACCGTTACCATAATATACCGTTACCATAATATACCGCATACCGTAATGTACCGTTACCATAATATACCGTTACCATAATATACCATTACCATGATATACCATTACCATAATATACCGTTACCATAATATACCGTTACCATAATATACCGTTACCATAATATACCATTACCATAATATACCGTTACCATAATATACCATTACCATAATGTACCATTACCATAATATACCGTTACCATAATATACCATTACCATAATATACCGCATACCGTAATGTACCGTTACCATAATATACCATTACCATAATATACCGCATACCGTAATGTACCGTTACCATAATATACCGTTACCATAATATACCGCATACCGTAATGTACCGTTACCATAATATACCGTTACCATAATATACCATTACCATAATATACCATTACCATAATATACggttaccgtaacgtaccgttACCATAATGTACTGCATACCGTAACATACCATTACCATAATATACCGTTACCATAATATACGGTTACCGTAACATACCATTACCATAATATACCATTACCATGATATACCATTACCATAATATACCGTTACCATAATGTACCTCCGCTTCTTAGCGTTCAGAATCAGTTGGAATTATGAACTGAATTGTGCACGTCGCTTTGTGTCGCTGGCCTCGTACTAAAAGATGACTAATTATAACCTCACTTATATTAGTGTTGGTACTTTGAGAACATGCAGATACTAACAGTTTAAATCCTTACAGCTGACGGACTGGTTGGtctttttgttgcattatttaaATTTAGATAATGCAACCAATAATGCAGTGAGTGCAGTTATGAAACATCCAGTCAATACAACATCTCTTAATGCGTTGCCTCCTGGAGATTCTTCCCGGAGGAACCGGGCGCCGTCATTTCCTCCATTTCTCTGCACCAGGCTGTTGATCTTCTGCAGCAGCTCAACAACCTGAGAGGGATCCGAGTCTCTGTTGTCCAACACGTGGTATCCCCCGCAGCATTCCCGGATGAAGTCCTGCATGGCTGGATCCGCTCCGATGACCTGGTCCACGGAGCGGCCCTCTGCCCTCAGGTCATCCGCCCGGGTGAACAGGGCCATGGTGTAATGCGCCGCCTGCGGGCCGAAGGCGCTCTGGATCCACCTCACCGTCCGCTGCTCGTCTTGTGTGAACCTGCCGCTCTGGACCACGACCAGGAACACGACGGGGCCGCCTGGAGCTCGCAACAAACACCTCTGGACCTCCCTCATCACTTCGGCTTGACTTCGGGCGTCACCCAGACCAGGAGTGTCAACCACAGTCAGGTTCTCCCCGTCCCGCGCTGCGCTCTCCATCTGGCACATCCGTGTCACTGCTTTAGAAGACACACACGACCAGAAGGCCGGCCTCCCCAGGACGGTGTTCCCTGTTGTACTCTTCCCAACTCCGATCTGCCCGAACATCACGATCGTCAGTCCTTTGGCCGGCCGGCAGTCTGCAAGAGGAATGAGGCCGTTACTGGTTGTTAtaaatatgttatgtttatCTGAATGTGCACAAACTATCCGCATTAAAGCGCTGCATCACATGGGTGCTTCAATTAACTGTGTGGTGTTTTGAGAGTAAATTCATGAATTCAAAACAATCAAAGCAGCCATCATGTAGAAATAACTttagagacacaaaatgaccacaaagagactataAAAAGGGTTAtgacactggtgttgttgatgttgttgacacaagaggacgtaacactggtgttgttgatgttgttgacacacaagaggacgtaacactggtgttgttgatgttgttgacacaagaggacgtaacactggtgttgttgatgttgttgacacacaagaggacgtaacactggtgttgttgatgttgttgacaaacaagaggacgtaacactggtgttgttgatgttgttgacacaagaggacgtaacactgttgttgttgatgctgttgacaaacaagaggacgtaacactggtgttgttgatgttgttgacacaagagggcgtaacactggtgttgttgatgttgttgacacacaacaggacgtaacactggtgttgttgatttTGTTGACACAAGAGggcgtaacactggtgttgttgatgttgttgacacacaagaggacgtaacactggtgttgatgttgttgacacacaagaggacgtaacactggtgttgttgatgttgtgttgttgatgttgttgacacaagaggacgtaacactggtgttgttgatgttgttgacacacaagaggacgtaacactggtgttgttgatgttgttgacaaacaagaggacgtaacactggtgttgatgatgttgttgacacacaagaggacgtaacactggtgttgatgttgttgacaaacaagaggacgtaacactggtgttgttgatgttgttgacaaacaagaggacgtaacactggtgttgttgatgttgttgacacacaagaggacgtaacactggtgttgttgatgttgttgacacaagaggacgtaacactggtgttgttgatgttgttgacacaagaggacgtaacactggtgttgttgatgttgttgacacacaagaggacgtaacactggtgttgttgatgttgttgacaaacaagaggacgtaacactggtgttgttgatgttgttgacacacaagaggacgtaacactggtgttgttgatgttgttgacacacaagaggacgtaacactggtgttgttgatgttgttgacacaagagggcgtaacactggtgttgttgatgttgttgacacacaagaggacgtaacactggtgttgatgttgttgacacacaagaggacgtaacactggtgttgttgatgttgttgacacaagagggcgtaacactggtgttgttgatgttgttgacacacaagaggacgtaacactggtgttgttgatgttgtgttgttgatgttgttgacacaagaggacgtaacactggtgttgttgatgttgttgacacacaagaggacgtaacactggtgttgttgatgttgttgacaaacaagaggacgtaacactggtgttgttgatgttgttgacacacaagaggacgtaacactggtgttgttgatgttgttgacacaagaggacgtaacactggtgttgttgatgttgttgacacacaagaggacgtaacactggtgttgttgatgttgttgacacaagaggacgtaacactggtgttgttgatgttgttgacaaacaagaggacgtaacactagtgttgttgatgttgttgacacacaagaggacgtaacactggtgttgttgatgttgttgacaaacaagaggacgtaacactggtgttgttgatgttgttgacacacaacaggacgtaacactggtgttgttgatgttgttgacacaagagggcgtaacactggtgttgttgatgttgttgacacacaagaggacgtaacactggtgttgatgttgttgacaaacaagaggacgtaacactggtgttgttgatgttgttgacacacaagaggacgtaacactggtgttgttgatgttgttgacacaagaggacgtaacactggtgttgttgatgttgttgacacacaagaggacgtaacactggtgttgttgatgttgttgacacaagaggacgtaacactggtgttgttgatgttgttgacacacaagaggacgtaacactggtgttgttgatgttgttgacaaacaagaggacgtaacactggtgttgttgatgttgttgacacacaagaggacgtaacactggtgttgttgatgttgttgacacacaagaggacgtaacactggtgttgttgatgttgttgacaaacaagaggacgtaacactggtgttgatgatgttgttgacacacaagaggacgtaacactggtgttgatgttgttgacacacaagaggacgtaacactggtgttgatgttgttgacacacaagaggacgtaacactggtgttgttgatgttgttgacacaagagggcgtaacactggtgttgttgatgttgttgacacaagaggacgtaacactggtgttgatgttgttgacaaacaagaggacgtaacactggtgttgatgttgttgacacacaagaggacgtaacactggtgttgttgatgttgtgttgttgatgttgttgacacaagaggacgtaacactggtgttgttgatgttgttgacacacaagaggacgtaacactggtgttgttgatgttgttgacaaacaagaggacgtaacactggtgttgatgatgttgttgacacacaagaggacgtaacactggtgttgttgatgttgttgacacacaagaggacgtaacactggtgttgttgatgttgttgacaaacaagaggacgtaacactggtgttgttgatgttgttgacaaacaagaggacgtaacactggtgttgttgatgttgttgacacaagaggacgtaacactggtgttgttgatgttgttgacacacaagaggacgtaacactggtgttgttgatgttgacacaagaggacgtaacactggtgttgttgatgttgtgttgttgatgttgttgacacaagaggacgtaacactggtgttgttgatgttgttgacaaacaagaggacgtaacactgttgttgttgatgttgttgacacaagaggacgtaacactggtgttgttgatgctgttgacaaacaagaggacgtaacactgttgttgttgatgctgttgacaaacaagaggacgtaacactgttgttgttgatgttgttgacacacaagaggacgtaacactggtgttgttgatgttgttgacaaacaagaggacgtaacactgttgttgttgatgttgttgacaaacaagaggacgtaacactggtgttgttgatgttgttgacacaagaggacgtaacactggtgttgttgatgttgttgacacacaagaggacgtaacactggtgttgttgatgttgacacaagaggacgtaacactggtgttgttgatgttgtgttgttgatgttgttgacacaagaggacgtaacactggtgttgttgatgttgttgacaaacaagaggacgtaacactgttgttgttgatgttgttgacacaagaggacgtaacactggtgttgttgatgctgttgacaaacaagaggacgtaacactgttgttgttgatgctgttgacaaacaagaggacgtaacactgttgttgttgatgttgttgacacacaagaggacgtaacactggtgttgttgatgttgttgacaaacaagaggacgtaacactgttgttgttgatgctgttgacaaacaagaggacgtaacactgttgttgttgatgttgttgacacaagaggacgtaacactggtgttgttgatgttgttgacacacaagaggacgtaacactggtgttgttgatgttgttgacacacaagaggacgtaacactggtgttgttgatgttgttgacacacaagaggacgtaacactggtgttgttgatgctgTTGACACAAGAGggcgtaacactggtgttgttgatgttgttgacacacaagaggacgtaacactggtgttgttgatgttgttgacacacaagaggacgtaacactggtgttgttgatgttgttgacacacaagaggacgtaacactggtgttgttgatgttctgGGACAAGAGAGGGAACCACACCTGTTAAACAGGTTAGATCAGATTCACGGAGTCACAACATTTAACCTTTTCGTTCCTCACTTCAACAACAACTAATTATTACTAATTGTTAATGTTACTTGTGAGAAGATgtgaatgtttatttattaagcTGCCTTtaggatataaaaaaaatttatcAGTAAGAGTActgtgtgtaaaataaatgtacttacgAGACTGAAAGCTGTTGCTTGACATCGTAAAAGCAGCTGATGTCCTTTCAGCTGTTTACAGGTGAAATAGTTTCATTTTCACTTCCCGATcacactgctttggccacaccctccaccttgttcttatatatggcattgacattgagcatttggaggtcttcccacagaaccctcttctgtcagaccattacctcataacttttgagtttatactcccggagtgtacaccgttagtcaaaagtttctacaccagatgtctaactgacagtgctgtagctaaatttaaagaagattccttctgcatttgattcaataccacgtctcaatgtgacggaggactcctgtgctaactttagtccgtcccagattgatcatcttgtcgatagtgctacaggctcactgagaatgacactagacttgatagccccactgaagaaaaggacagtgaggcaaaggaggtttgctccctggtagaaccctcagacccgcgacctaaagcaaacttcacgaaagcttgaaagcaaatggcgttccaccaatctggaagaatcacgcttagtttggcgagacagtcttaaaacatataagaaggctctccgtaatgccagagcagcctattactcatcagtaatagagaaaaataagaacaaccccagggttctctttagcactgtagccaggctgacagagagtcacagctctgtggagccgtgtattcctatagacatcagtagtaatgacttcatgaacttcttcaaggaaaagatttgaactattagaggcaagattgatgatctcttgcccttaactactgccgatctgtcatcaagaggagtggccttggaaacggctgtatgccctggtgtatatttggatagcttttctcccattaacctagaccaattgtcctcaacggtttctacttctaaactgtctacctgtctcttagaccccatcccaacgaggctgcttaaagacgtgttgcctttaattggcacctctctgctggatattgttaatgtgtctttgctaacaggccatgtaccacattccttcaaagtagctgtaattaaactgctgatgccccgccccccctcctctctacctccttctgtttcatggattggagttccattcatacattgtcatattcatgtaatgtgtttatgtaactctgtaactctgttcatctggtcacatgacatctattcatctgtccatccggggagagggatcctcctctgttgctctcctgaaggtttcttcacttttttccctgtcaaaggttatttttggggagtttttcctgatgtgaggtcaaaggtcagggatgtcgtatgtgtacagattgtaaagccctctgaggggaggttgtgatattgggctttacaaaataaactgaattgaatgtctATGTATTCTTTGTTTCAAGAAGTAAAAGTATTCGATAGGAGgttcttagtattactggaatATATTAACCACATGGAGGATAATAAGGAGCTTATTTGAACTTTTAAAAAATACTTGGACCAATTATTGTGATCACACAAGTACCTCATTAACAGTGTATTAAGACATGTACTGAAGAAAAGcaggtactttacttgagtatttcctttttctgctactttatataagtacatattgtactttatactgtactacatctcagaggtacatgttgtactttatactgtactacatctcagaggtacatattgtacttgttactgtactacatgtcagaggtacatattgtacttgttactgtactacatgtcagaggtacatattgtactttatactgtactacatgtcagaggtacatgttgtacttgttactgtactacatgtcagaggtacatagtgtacttgttactgtactacatctcagaggtacatgtagtactttttactgtactacatctcagaggtacat of the Cyclopterus lumpus isolate fCycLum1 chromosome 8, fCycLum1.pri, whole genome shotgun sequence genome contains:
- the LOC117735551 gene encoding GTPase IMAP family member 7-like, which produces MSSNSFQSHCRPAKGLTIVMFGQIGVGKSTTGNTVLGRPAFWSCVSSKAVTRMCQMESAARDGENLTVVDTPGLGDARSQAEVMREVQRCLLRAPGGPVVFLVVVQSGRFTQDEQRTVRWIQSAFGPQAAHYTMALFTRADDLRAEGRSVDQVIGADPAMQDFIRECCGGYHVLDNRDSDPSQVVELLQKINSLVQRNGGNDGARFLREESPGGNALRDVVLTGCFITALTALLVALSKFK